In one Geminocystis sp. M7585_C2015_104 genomic region, the following are encoded:
- a CDS encoding DUF2488 family protein yields the protein MPTYHYILASEKFLTSDDENLHEVLKERERDYRDKNKPIDFWFIRQPAFLEAPEFKEIKAKCPQPTAAVVSLNEQFITFLKLRLEYVIKGKFEAPSPTIPDPLASLARQ from the coding sequence ATGCCCACTTACCACTACATTCTAGCCAGTGAGAAGTTCCTCACCAGCGACGATGAAAATCTGCACGAAGTCCTGAAAGAAAGGGAAAGAGACTACCGAGATAAGAATAAGCCAATAGATTTCTGGTTTATCAGACAACCGGCCTTTTTGGAGGCGCCTGAGTTTAAGGAAATCAAGGCCAAGTGCCCACAGCCGACAGCTGCAGTGGTTTCTTTGAACGAACAATTTATAACCTTTCTGAAGCTACGTTTGGAATACGTCATCAAGGGCAAGTTTGAAGCCCCTAGCCCCACCATTCCTGATCCCCTTGCCTCTTTAGCTAGGCAGTAA
- a CDS encoding pyridoxine 5'-phosphate synthase: protein MLTLGVNIDHVATLRQARRTVEPDPVAAAVLAELGGADGITTHLREDRRHIQERDVRLLRQTVRTHLNLEMAPTEEMIAIALDIKPDYVTLVPERREEITTEGGIDIVNNLERFKDVVDRLQSAGIPVSWFIDADPAQIEAAAKTKAQFIELHTGRYAEAKDEATRMKELKILQEGTKMARDLGLRVNAGHGLTYWNVYPVACIEGIEELNIGHSIISRAVLVGLERAVREMKLAMRNQL, encoded by the coding sequence TATCGACCACGTGGCTACCCTTAGGCAGGCTAGACGCACAGTAGAACCAGATCCCGTGGCAGCAGCCGTCTTGGCAGAATTGGGAGGCGCCGATGGCATTACCACCCATTTACGGGAGGATCGTCGTCATATTCAAGAAAGGGATGTGAGACTGCTACGACAAACAGTCCGCACCCATCTTAACCTGGAAATGGCCCCCACTGAGGAAATGATCGCCATCGCCCTGGACATAAAACCCGACTATGTTACCCTGGTGCCCGAAAGAAGAGAAGAAATCACTACAGAGGGGGGTATTGATATAGTCAACAACTTAGAACGCTTCAAAGATGTGGTAGACAGGTTACAAAGTGCGGGCATCCCCGTCAGTTGGTTTATTGACGCTGATCCTGCCCAAATAGAAGCGGCGGCTAAGACTAAAGCCCAATTTATTGAACTACACACCGGTAGATATGCAGAGGCAAAAGACGAGGCCACTCGCATGAAAGAGTTGAAAATTCTGCAAGAGGGCACTAAAATGGCTAGAGATTTGGGCCTAAGGGTCAATGCTGGCCATGGTCTTACCTACTGGAATGTCTATCCTGTCGCCTGTATTGAGGGCATTGAAGAGTTGAACATCGGCCATAGTATTATCAGTCGTGCCGTCTTGGTGGGATTGGAAAGGGCCGTGCGGGAAATGAAATTGGCCATGAGAAATCAACTCTAG
- the mreC gene encoding rod shape-determining protein MreC, which produces MKVISRWWQRYGGQIFWGLVSVAVTWLVYVHNGWFLTELLSLIYPSWLSSPVVDRQALYQERTIQELNQKIEILERENQTLRQIIKYQQKSAAPLLPARVIARSADAWWQIITIDVGSRKGVSVDNTVTSVGGLVGRVTSVTPNTSRVLLISDYNSRVGATLPRTGYQGVIRGQGTSVGIMEFYAKVADVRIGDVVATSNFSTIFPPGLPIGRIIEVDLNKSPAPEAKVEFTAPLDYLDWVLVNTQSQPLFEQSPPEGLSLNSQR; this is translated from the coding sequence TTGAAAGTCATCTCCCGTTGGTGGCAAAGATACGGAGGCCAGATTTTTTGGGGATTAGTCAGTGTGGCCGTCACCTGGCTAGTCTACGTGCATAATGGTTGGTTTTTAACTGAGTTGTTGTCCCTCATATACCCCTCCTGGTTGTCTTCTCCTGTGGTAGATCGTCAGGCACTGTACCAGGAAAGAACTATCCAGGAGTTAAACCAGAAAATTGAAATTCTGGAGAGGGAAAACCAAACTCTCAGACAGATAATCAAATATCAACAAAAATCCGCCGCACCCCTCCTCCCTGCCAGGGTAATTGCCAGAAGTGCCGACGCCTGGTGGCAGATTATCACCATCGATGTAGGTAGTAGAAAGGGGGTTTCTGTGGACAATACGGTAACCAGTGTGGGAGGATTGGTGGGAAGAGTGACCAGTGTTACTCCCAACACCAGTAGGGTTTTGTTAATCAGTGACTACAACAGTCGTGTGGGAGCAACACTTCCTCGCACTGGTTATCAAGGGGTAATAAGAGGGCAAGGCACTTCTGTAGGGATAATGGAATTCTACGCCAAGGTGGCGGATGTGAGAATAGGGGATGTGGTGGCTACCTCCAACTTTAGTACTATTTTTCCCCCTGGGCTCCCCATAGGTAGAATAATAGAGGTAGACTTGAACAAGAGTCCGGCTCCTGAGGCCAAAGTGGAGTTTACTGCGCCCTTGGACTATCTAGACTGGGTATTGGTTAATACCCAAAGCCAGCCTCTTTTTGAACAATCCCCCCCCGAAGGCTTATCCCTCAACTCTCAGAGATAG
- a CDS encoding response regulator, with protein sequence MDKWNQEDYNVPIRGFVASKQIYLFNVLKKHQFSGELQLVNPGREQWRFYLYMGRLIYGTGGEHSVRRWRRNLAASLPSIAADREYLEQQIQSISPQNVRFCWEYELLRDWLTEGRAEREGVMKMVTNILTEIFFDLNQTLEVSFYLNDRTIVPLNEQIFLLDPNPIISSAWQQWQKWVELKLGDRSPNTAPVIKNPEKLQEKLSPKTYGAFSRYFNGRNTLRDLAIQFKRDLAQFSCFLLPYIEQGYIELVSVADLPAPVSPPTVVQPDEGENVAPLIACIDDSPLICETMAAIATKAGYKFIGINDPLKAIAKVLASKPDIIFLDLMMPDANGFEICASLRKLSVFRNTPIIILTSNDGMMERLRSKMSGASEFMAKPINPDEVLEILNKYLSPGSRG encoded by the coding sequence TCGAGGCTTTGTGGCCTCAAAGCAGATATATTTGTTCAATGTCCTGAAAAAGCACCAATTCAGTGGGGAATTACAGCTTGTAAACCCAGGAAGGGAACAGTGGCGTTTTTACCTGTACATGGGCAGGCTGATATATGGGACGGGGGGGGAACACTCCGTGAGACGTTGGCGGCGGAATTTGGCGGCCTCTCTCCCCTCCATTGCTGCTGACAGGGAGTATTTGGAGCAGCAAATCCAGTCCATTTCTCCGCAAAATGTCAGGTTTTGTTGGGAGTATGAGCTGTTGCGAGACTGGTTGACGGAGGGAAGGGCGGAGAGGGAGGGGGTTATGAAAATGGTTACTAATATCCTGACAGAGATATTCTTCGACCTGAATCAGACGTTGGAGGTAAGTTTTTATCTTAATGATAGGACCATTGTCCCCTTAAACGAGCAAATTTTCCTGTTAGATCCCAATCCCATAATAAGCTCCGCCTGGCAACAGTGGCAAAAATGGGTAGAATTGAAACTAGGAGATCGTTCCCCCAATACCGCTCCTGTCATCAAAAATCCGGAAAAACTGCAGGAAAAGCTCTCTCCCAAAACCTATGGAGCCTTTAGCAGGTATTTTAACGGCCGCAACACCCTGAGGGACTTAGCCATACAATTCAAGCGGGATTTGGCTCAATTCAGCTGCTTCCTTCTTCCCTACATCGAACAGGGTTATATTGAGTTAGTTTCAGTGGCAGATTTGCCGGCACCGGTTTCCCCCCCCACGGTAGTACAGCCTGATGAGGGAGAAAACGTGGCTCCTCTCATTGCCTGTATAGACGATAGTCCTCTTATTTGCGAGACTATGGCGGCCATAGCTACCAAGGCGGGTTATAAATTCATTGGCATTAATGATCCCCTCAAGGCCATAGCCAAGGTGTTGGCCAGTAAACCCGATATCATCTTTTTGGACTTGATGATGCCCGACGCCAATGGTTTTGAGATTTGTGCCAGTCTCAGGAAGTTATCGGTATTTCGTAATACACCTATAATAATATTGACTTCCAATGATGGAATGATGGAAAGGCTGAGGAGTAAGATGAGTGGGGCATCTGAATTCATGGCCAAACCCATCAATCCGGACGAGGTTTTAGAGATTTTGAACAAATACTTATCCCCTGGCAGCAGGGGTTAG
- a CDS encoding HEAT repeat domain-containing protein has translation MSITPEEVQKLLQSQDYGEKIRGLNQLRHLDISIAYELLKPLVKDKNERVRYAAVSQLAMVGRANPTDCLELLKDVLYHDPEVDVRAAAADSLAGLGLKEAFSDLKQVYQQTEDWLLRFSIIAALGELGVAEGFELLLDALNSGNPLLQTTAISALGELGDKRAVPFLLPFVENSDWQIRYRLTQALGRLKGEAGGVEVRAALEKLAQDEVDIIATEAKNYL, from the coding sequence ATGAGCATAACACCAGAAGAGGTACAAAAACTGTTGCAGTCCCAGGATTATGGGGAAAAAATTCGTGGTTTGAACCAGTTAAGGCACTTGGACATAAGTATAGCCTACGAGCTGCTGAAACCACTGGTAAAGGACAAGAATGAAAGAGTGCGTTATGCCGCCGTTTCCCAATTGGCAATGGTGGGCAGGGCCAATCCCACAGACTGTTTAGAATTGCTAAAGGATGTACTCTACCATGACCCGGAAGTGGATGTGAGGGCTGCGGCAGCTGATTCCCTTGCGGGTTTAGGGTTAAAGGAGGCATTTTCAGACCTAAAACAAGTATATCAACAGACAGAAGACTGGTTATTGCGGTTTAGCATCATTGCCGCCCTAGGGGAATTGGGAGTGGCGGAGGGTTTTGAGCTGTTGTTGGACGCCTTAAACTCCGGTAATCCCCTCCTCCAAACCACTGCCATTAGCGCCCTAGGGGAGTTGGGGGACAAACGGGCAGTGCCATTTTTGCTACCCTTTGTGGAAAACAGCGACTGGCAAATCCGTTATCGTTTGACTCAGGCTTTGGGAAGACTAAAGGGGGAGGCCGGAGGAGTGGAGGTAAGGGCGGCCCTAGAAAAACTAGCCCAAGACGAGGTGGACATAATAGCCACAGAGGCGAAAAACTATCTCTGA
- the ruvB gene encoding Holliday junction branch migration DNA helicase RuvB, whose amino-acid sequence MAIRRAGGENSHNRLPLQRMGKANSIARPEILEEDLRENESEEKIRPRTLAEYVGQKELKRILEIAMTAAKQRNEPLEHILLYGPPGLGKTTLSLILAAEMGVNCKVTTAVALERPRDIIGLLLTLQPGDILFIDEIHRLHRQTEEILYPAMEDRRLDITIGKKQGARIGSISLPPFTIVGATTKIGALTSPLRERFGLIQRLHFYQPEELKEIVLRSAKILRLCLDDGGAEAIACRSRGTPRVANRLLRRIRDYALVVGRAVITSEIVEEAAAVYGIDPLGLDTTDRLLLSTIINQFQGGPVGLDALAATMGEDAKTIEEVCEPYLLQLGFILRTPRGRLVTEKAYKHMSSWS is encoded by the coding sequence ATGGCAATTAGAAGGGCTGGTGGGGAAAACAGTCATAATCGTCTGCCACTACAACGGATGGGAAAGGCCAACAGTATTGCTAGGCCAGAAATCCTAGAAGAAGACTTAAGGGAAAACGAGAGTGAAGAGAAAATCCGCCCCCGCACACTGGCAGAATATGTAGGACAAAAGGAACTAAAAAGAATACTGGAAATTGCTATGACGGCGGCCAAGCAGAGGAACGAACCACTGGAACACATTTTACTATATGGCCCCCCAGGGCTAGGCAAAACTACCCTGTCCCTGATTTTGGCTGCGGAAATGGGGGTTAATTGCAAAGTTACTACAGCGGTAGCGCTAGAACGACCCCGTGATATTATCGGCCTTTTACTGACGCTGCAACCGGGGGATATTCTCTTCATTGATGAAATTCATCGTCTGCACCGGCAAACGGAAGAAATACTATACCCGGCAATGGAGGATAGACGTCTGGATATTACTATTGGCAAGAAGCAAGGGGCAAGGATCGGAAGTATCTCTCTACCTCCCTTTACCATTGTCGGGGCCACTACCAAAATTGGCGCCTTGACATCCCCTCTGAGAGAACGTTTTGGCCTAATCCAACGACTGCATTTCTACCAGCCGGAGGAACTAAAAGAGATTGTCTTGCGATCTGCCAAAATTCTCCGTCTCTGTCTGGACGACGGGGGTGCTGAAGCCATCGCTTGTAGGTCTAGGGGAACACCCCGTGTTGCTAACCGTCTCTTGAGAAGAATAAGAGACTATGCCCTTGTGGTAGGACGGGCCGTCATCACCTCTGAAATTGTAGAGGAGGCAGCGGCTGTCTACGGCATCGACCCCCTCGGCTTGGACACCACTGACCGTCTTCTTCTTTCCACTATCATAAACCAATTTCAAGGAGGTCCTGTGGGACTAGATGCCCTTGCCGCCACCATGGGGGAGGATGCTAAGACCATTGAGGAGGTCTGTGAGCCCTATTTACTACAACTAGGTTTCATCCTCCGAACCCCCAGGGGGAGGTTGGTCACGGAAAAGGCGTATAAACATATGAGTTCATGGAGCTAA
- a CDS encoding CBS domain-containing protein produces the protein MSKTVAQVMTPSPITVTPETPLQEAIALLVKHKISGMPVVNAKGEVVGVISESDLMWRETGVEPPPYIMILDSIIYLQNPARYEQLLKKALGQTVADVMTPNPITVTSNQSVKEAARILHQKNIRRLPVVDENNRVVGIITRGDIVRCLAESE, from the coding sequence ATGAGCAAAACCGTTGCCCAAGTGATGACCCCTTCCCCCATCACCGTGACACCAGAGACTCCCCTACAGGAGGCCATTGCTCTACTGGTGAAACACAAAATCAGTGGCATGCCGGTGGTAAACGCCAAGGGGGAGGTAGTGGGAGTGATTTCTGAAAGCGATCTGATGTGGAGGGAAACAGGAGTAGAGCCTCCTCCCTATATAATGATCCTGGATAGTATCATTTATCTGCAAAATCCTGCCCGTTACGAGCAACTCCTTAAAAAGGCCCTAGGGCAAACTGTTGCCGATGTCATGACACCTAATCCCATTACCGTCACCAGTAATCAGAGTGTAAAAGAGGCTGCCCGTATTCTCCACCAGAAAAACATTCGCCGTTTGCCAGTGGTGGATGAAAACAACAGGGTAGTAGGTATAATTACCCGGGGTGATATTGTTCGCTGTCTAGCCGAATCCGAGTAA